The genome window CTAAGTGCAAGGAAAGGCATGATTGGGCAGGATTTTAGACATATGACCTAAATTATTACCGGTCTAGGCTAAAGTCACCTTTATAGCGATGGCCCTATGTTggttggtgggtgtggctttaAACAGTCTCTCCACAGCTGTCAGAGTGGCCTCGGCTGTGACCTCACGACACATTGCAGAGTCCAGGGTCTGTAGGGGTGAGCTGCTGTCCATGGCAACCAGCTCCGGCACAACTGTCTCTGACACAAGGCCACGATAGACAGACTGCTCCTGATAGGCAGAAAGAAATTTACTCAACAAACGTAAAGACAAAGTTATTCATAAGTTAAAGTAGGTCTTATAATAATCATGTGATGTTTAAAAAAAGCACAACAGGCAAAGTAGAAAGCAAGAAGAAAGTTTGAAGAGATGGGAAATAATAATACAGTTCCAGCTAATAATAAGCCAACTACAGTGTTTACATATCCAGACTTCTACAACCAAGTCAATGAGGTAACTACAGCGCTTATGCTTCCAGCTATTATTGACCACCACAAGGTTGAGCTGTTGCCAGCTATTATTCACCACCAGGACCAAGATAATGAGCTAACAAACAAAAAGGAGTTGTATGCAGTTGCAAAGGCCAAAGCCCAACGAAACCAATCAAAATCGATGCTCTTTCGGGACTACAACATTCGATCAGAGTTGAAGCTTATTAAACTGTtgatacatgtaaataaacTGTTGAGAGAGTGCACCATATATGCAATCGACCATATGCTTATATTTCGACATACAAGTTCAAAAAGTGTTCCAGTGCTTTCAATGTCTATGAAAGAGTTGGTTTCTCTCCTCAGGAGCATTCGCTCAGGCTGGGGTCCTCCACTGGAACTGGTCACAAGGATGCTCAATTCCAAGTTCTGGGTGATGGAGGCAGACGTCTGGGCTGACCTGCTCATCGTCTGCTGCTGGGCCAACCCCACCACTATCTACTGCGAGAAATGCAGCAAAGATGTGGAATCAACTACCACCTCTTGCAACCATGTTGTGTGTCCTGTTTGCGTTGTGGGGAAGGGAATAGGTCCAATAAGCTGTCCTGAATGTGGGCAAAGATTGACTGCCTTGCTTTTCACGTCAGCATTGACATCCACACCGGAAAAAATAACAAGTAGGTTCTTAAGGCATTTAAGTGTTGTTTTGTGCACTAGTGGTTATACAAACTTTTTCCTATCAACACAGGGAAGCGTAGTTTTTGCGAGTCAACAACAGCTGCCACTAAGAAAGCATGTACAAGCAAAGCATGTACAAGCTCAGGTTAGTTCAATTCTACAGCCTGACAACATAACTTTACATACGTATTACTAATTAATTGTAGGCAAGGCAAAAAGTACAAGACCAAGACACAAAGCTGCCACACAAATATCTCAAACCAGCCCCTTCACAACATCAAACCTTCAAGGGCTATTTGAGACACTCTTCCCTGCTCGTACTAGCTGGTTCAACCTGGGTCTTGCTCTAGACATGTCGTGTGAAACACTCAAGGACATACGCATCAAACAGAGGGAA of Halichondria panicea chromosome 9, odHalPani1.1, whole genome shotgun sequence contains these proteins:
- the LOC135341311 gene encoding uncharacterized protein LOC135341311 isoform X1 encodes the protein MGNNNTVPANNKPTTVFTYPDFYNQVNEVTTALMLPAIIDHHKVELLPAIIHHQDQDNELTNKKELYAVAKAKAQRNQSKSMLFRDYNIRSELKLIKLLIHVNKLLRECTIYAIDHMLIFRHTSSKSVPVLSMSMKELVSLLRSIRSGWGPPLELVTRMLNSKFWVMEADVWADLLIVCCWANPTTIYCEKCSKDVESTTTSCNHVVCPVCVVGKGIGPISCPECGQRLTALLFTSALTSTPEKITRKRSFCESTTAATKKACTSKACTSSGKAKSTRPRHKAATQISQTSPFTTSNLQGLFETLFPARTSWFNLGLALDMSCETLKDIRIKQREDSGDCLREMLIIRLEEELSKEEIVAALDTATVGRYSLAREAEKTL
- the LOC135341311 gene encoding uncharacterized protein LOC135341311 isoform X2, encoding MGNNNTVPANNKPTTVFTYPDFYNQVNEVELLPAIIHHQDQDNELTNKKELYAVAKAKAQRNQSKSMLFRDYNIRSELKLIKLLIHVNKLLRECTIYAIDHMLIFRHTSSKSVPVLSMSMKELVSLLRSIRSGWGPPLELVTRMLNSKFWVMEADVWADLLIVCCWANPTTIYCEKCSKDVESTTTSCNHVVCPVCVVGKGIGPISCPECGQRLTALLFTSALTSTPEKITRKRSFCESTTAATKKACTSKACTSSGKAKSTRPRHKAATQISQTSPFTTSNLQGLFETLFPARTSWFNLGLALDMSCETLKDIRIKQREDSGDCLREMLIIRLEEELSKEEIVAALDTATVGRYSLAREAEKTL